The proteins below come from a single Mycobacterium parmense genomic window:
- a CDS encoding FAD-dependent monooxygenase, whose protein sequence is MQILISGASIAGPVLAYWMNRYGFDVTVVERAANLRKTGGHAVDLFRPAMEISAKMGVLPQIEARATGTNRLTVFREGQTRPTEIDLTKIYAAASDRHVEIMRDDLSEIYYEVTRDDVEYIFGDTITAIDPDGEVTFEHGPTRNFDVVVGADGLHSNVRRLTFGEDADLTRFIGGYLAVLSAPKTLANAGQMIGHVGVGRIAAIYTAEHLDDARVVFLFRVARQLDYDHRDVSGQKALLSGALSGMAAQVDRWLEEIDRTPAFYFDAITQLRMNIWSRRRVTLVGDAGYCPGPAVGGSTSLAVLGAYVLAGELARAEGDHLRAFAAYELRMREPVQASRTFARGAAKSIVPESRFGVWALTHGAQLVSRLPGSLSRSMAKLNTKGVRLYDSMPVPDYTDDDYTDDKVPGEE, encoded by the coding sequence TTGCAGATCCTCATCTCCGGTGCCAGCATCGCCGGGCCGGTGCTGGCGTACTGGATGAACCGGTACGGCTTCGACGTCACCGTCGTGGAGCGGGCGGCGAACCTGCGCAAGACCGGCGGCCACGCCGTCGACCTCTTCCGCCCGGCGATGGAGATCTCGGCGAAGATGGGCGTCCTGCCCCAGATCGAAGCCCGCGCGACCGGAACCAATCGGTTGACGGTGTTTCGCGAAGGACAGACTCGGCCCACCGAAATCGACCTCACCAAGATCTACGCCGCCGCCTCCGACCGGCATGTCGAGATCATGCGCGACGACCTCAGCGAGATCTACTACGAGGTCACCCGCGACGATGTCGAGTACATCTTCGGGGACACCATCACGGCGATCGACCCCGACGGGGAGGTGACCTTCGAGCACGGCCCGACCCGCAATTTCGACGTCGTGGTCGGCGCCGACGGGCTGCACTCCAACGTCCGGCGCCTGACGTTCGGCGAGGACGCAGACCTCACGCGGTTCATCGGCGGATACTTGGCGGTCCTGTCGGCACCCAAGACGCTGGCCAACGCGGGCCAGATGATCGGTCACGTCGGCGTCGGCCGCATCGCGGCGATCTACACCGCGGAGCACCTGGACGACGCGCGGGTGGTGTTCTTGTTCCGGGTGGCCCGGCAGCTCGACTACGACCATCGCGACGTGTCGGGGCAGAAGGCGTTGCTGAGCGGGGCCTTGAGCGGCATGGCCGCCCAGGTGGACCGGTGGCTCGAGGAGATCGACCGCACGCCGGCGTTCTACTTCGACGCGATCACTCAACTCCGGATGAACATCTGGTCGCGCCGCCGGGTCACCCTCGTCGGCGACGCCGGCTATTGCCCCGGCCCCGCCGTGGGCGGCAGCACCAGCCTCGCGGTGCTCGGCGCCTACGTGCTGGCCGGCGAGCTTGCCCGGGCCGAGGGCGATCACCTGCGCGCGTTCGCCGCCTACGAACTACGGATGCGCGAGCCGGTGCAAGCCAGCCGGACCTTCGCCCGGGGAGCGGCCAAGAGCATCGTCCCCGAGTCCCGATTCGGAGTCTGGGCCTTGACGCATGGCGCCCAGCTGGTGTCGCGGTTGCCCGGGTCGCTGTCGCGGTCGATGGCGAAGTTGAACACCAAAGGGGTCCGGCTGTACGACTCGATGCCGGTGCCCGACTACACCGATGACGACTACACCGATGACAAGGTACCCGGAGAGGAATGA
- a CDS encoding LLM class F420-dependent oxidoreductase, with the protein MRFGLFIPQGWRMDLVGIEPEKHWEVMRELAAHADGGAWDSLWVYDHFHTVPTPTDQATHEAWSLMAAYAATTSRIKLGQMCTAMSYRNPVYLAKVAATADIISGGRIQMGIGGGWYEHEWRAYGYGFPSAGVRLGRLDEGVQIMRDAWRDGKVSFDGRHYQVDGAIVAPKPLQDNGIPLWIAGGGEKVTLRIAARYAQYTNFTPEPEAFAHKSEVLAGHCAAVGTDFDAIVRSVNVNAVVGSSDDDVKDRLRQVRDRMTGYVPDAAADAMVANTAGPDSATGTPEQVVERLTRIRDLGCEYVICYFPEAAYDRTGIELFEREVIPALS; encoded by the coding sequence ATGCGCTTTGGTCTCTTCATTCCGCAAGGCTGGCGAATGGATCTGGTCGGCATCGAGCCCGAGAAGCACTGGGAGGTGATGCGCGAGCTGGCCGCCCACGCGGATGGAGGCGCCTGGGATTCGCTGTGGGTGTACGACCACTTCCACACCGTTCCGACGCCGACGGACCAGGCCACACACGAGGCGTGGTCGCTGATGGCCGCATACGCGGCGACCACGTCGCGGATCAAGCTCGGCCAGATGTGCACGGCGATGAGCTACCGCAACCCCGTCTACCTCGCCAAGGTCGCTGCGACCGCCGACATCATCTCCGGTGGTCGGATCCAGATGGGCATCGGCGGCGGTTGGTACGAACACGAATGGCGCGCTTACGGGTACGGCTTCCCGTCGGCGGGGGTGCGGTTGGGCCGGCTGGACGAGGGCGTGCAGATCATGCGTGACGCCTGGCGCGACGGGAAGGTCAGCTTCGACGGCAGGCATTACCAGGTCGACGGAGCGATAGTCGCGCCGAAGCCGTTGCAGGACAATGGGATTCCGCTGTGGATCGCCGGCGGCGGCGAGAAGGTGACGCTACGCATCGCCGCGCGGTACGCGCAGTACACCAACTTCACCCCGGAACCCGAGGCGTTCGCCCACAAGTCGGAAGTGTTGGCCGGGCATTGTGCGGCGGTCGGCACCGACTTCGACGCCATCGTGCGTTCGGTCAACGTGAACGCGGTCGTCGGCTCATCCGACGACGACGTGAAGGACCGGCTGCGGCAGGTCCGCGACCGGATGACCGGCTATGTGCCGGACGCCGCGGCCGACGCGATGGTCGCCAACACCGCCGGACCGGACTCGGCGACGGGAACGCCGGAACAGGTGGTCGAGCGCCTGACCAGGATCCGTGACCTCGGATGCGAGTACGTCATCTGCTACTTCCCGGAGGCCGCCTACGATCGCACCGGAATCGAGCTGTTCGAACGCGAAGTGATTCCCGCGTTGAGCTGA
- a CDS encoding putative quinol monooxygenase has product MPVTVTLELRFKPEAVAAGRDLMRETLKATRAFEGNLGTDVLVDQDDEAHWLIYELWESVEADEAYRAFRAGEGKVTQLPPLLAAPPVKIRYAVADI; this is encoded by the coding sequence ATGCCGGTCACGGTGACACTCGAACTCAGGTTCAAGCCCGAAGCGGTGGCCGCGGGCCGCGATCTCATGCGCGAGACGCTCAAGGCGACCCGCGCCTTCGAGGGCAACCTCGGCACCGACGTGCTGGTCGACCAGGACGACGAGGCGCACTGGCTCATCTACGAGCTCTGGGAGTCGGTCGAGGCCGACGAGGCTTACCGCGCGTTCCGCGCCGGGGAGGGCAAAGTGACCCAGCTCCCGCCGTTGCTCGCCGCGCCGCCGGTCAAGATCAGGTACGCCGTCGCCGACATCTGA
- a CDS encoding Zn-ribbon domain-containing OB-fold protein: MQKALAPEISTWPDENPQLIGSRCGSCGATTFPVQQWCPRCSAGEMTDVLLPRRGTLVAWTTQGFPPGAPYAGPAGKDFVPFGVGLVQLDDVIRVEGRLTENDPAKLRFGQEVELTMVPLVNDEDGAEIMTFAFQPVQ, translated from the coding sequence ATGCAGAAGGCGCTCGCGCCCGAGATCTCGACCTGGCCCGACGAGAACCCACAGCTGATCGGCAGTCGTTGCGGCAGCTGCGGGGCGACCACCTTCCCGGTTCAGCAATGGTGCCCACGCTGCAGCGCCGGCGAGATGACCGACGTGCTGCTGCCCCGCCGCGGAACGCTGGTGGCGTGGACGACCCAGGGCTTCCCGCCCGGGGCTCCGTATGCGGGCCCGGCCGGCAAGGACTTCGTGCCGTTCGGCGTCGGTTTGGTCCAGCTCGACGACGTGATCCGCGTCGAGGGCCGGCTGACCGAGAACGACCCCGCCAAGCTGCGGTTCGGCCAGGAGGTCGAGCTGACGATGGTGCCGCTGGTCAACGACGAAGACGGCGCCGAAATCATGACGTTCGCATTCCAGCCGGTTCAGTGA
- a CDS encoding thiolase family protein — protein sequence MTNDVAIIGVGLHPFGRFDKTAMQMGAEAIQAALKDAGVDWKDIQFGFGGSHEVSNPDAVTRLVGLTGITFTNVFNACATAASAIQQTADTIRLGKYDIGIAIGLDKHPRGAFTDDPAKLALPQWYAQNGQFVTTKFFGMKANKYLHDHNISQATLAKVAAKNFRNGALNPNAFRRKPIPEEEILNSTVLNYPLTQYMFCAPDEGAAAVVMCRADLAHNYTAKPVYVRACEIRTRTFGAYEVHATFAPLDEDVSPTVYASRAAYEAAGIGPEDVDVAQLQDTDAGNEVIHMAETGLCADGEQEKLVADGATEIHGSMPVNTDGGLIANGEPIGASGLRQMHELVRQLRGEAGERQVPGNPRVGLAQVYGAPGTASATLLSL from the coding sequence ATGACTAACGATGTCGCCATCATCGGCGTCGGCCTGCACCCGTTCGGCAGGTTCGACAAGACCGCGATGCAGATGGGCGCCGAGGCGATCCAGGCCGCCCTCAAGGACGCCGGGGTGGATTGGAAGGACATCCAATTCGGCTTCGGCGGCAGTCATGAGGTCTCCAACCCCGACGCCGTTACCCGCCTGGTCGGCCTGACCGGCATCACCTTCACCAACGTGTTCAACGCCTGCGCCACCGCGGCCAGTGCCATCCAGCAGACCGCCGACACCATCCGGCTGGGCAAGTACGACATCGGCATCGCCATCGGCCTGGACAAGCACCCGCGCGGCGCGTTCACCGACGACCCCGCCAAACTCGCGCTGCCGCAGTGGTACGCGCAGAACGGTCAGTTCGTCACCACCAAGTTCTTCGGGATGAAGGCCAACAAGTACCTGCACGACCACAACATCTCCCAGGCCACCCTGGCCAAGGTCGCCGCCAAGAACTTCCGCAACGGCGCGCTGAACCCGAACGCCTTCCGCCGCAAGCCCATTCCCGAGGAAGAGATCCTCAACTCGACGGTGCTGAACTACCCGCTGACGCAGTACATGTTCTGCGCGCCCGACGAGGGCGCCGCGGCGGTCGTCATGTGCCGCGCCGACCTCGCGCACAACTACACCGCCAAGCCGGTGTACGTGCGGGCCTGCGAGATTCGCACCCGCACGTTCGGTGCGTACGAAGTGCACGCCACCTTCGCGCCGCTCGACGAGGACGTCTCGCCGACGGTGTACGCGTCCAGGGCGGCCTATGAGGCCGCCGGCATCGGACCCGAGGACGTCGACGTCGCCCAGCTGCAGGACACCGACGCCGGCAACGAGGTGATCCACATGGCCGAGACAGGCCTGTGCGCCGACGGCGAGCAGGAGAAGCTGGTGGCCGACGGGGCGACGGAGATCCACGGTTCGATGCCGGTCAACACCGACGGCGGGTTGATCGCCAACGGCGAGCCGATCGGCGCCTCGGGGTTGCGCCAGATGCACGAGCTGGTGCGGCAATTGCGCGGCGAGGCGGGCGAGCGTCAGGTTCCCGGCAACCCGCGCGTCGGCTTGGCGCAGGTGTACGGCGCGCCCGGCACCGCGTCCGCCACCCTGCTGTCGCTTTAG
- a CDS encoding DNA repair helicase XPB, whose protein sequence is MTDGPLIVQSDKTVLLEVDHEQAGAARAAIAPFAELERAPEHVHTYRITPLALWNARAAGHDAEQVVDALVSYSRYAVPQPLLVDIVDTMARYGRLQLVKHPAHGLTLLSLDRAVLEEVLRNKKIAPMLGSRIDDDTVIVHPSERGRVKQMLLKVGWPAEDLAGYVDGEAHPIALQPDGWELRDYQQMATDSFWAGGSGVVVLPCGAGKTLVGAAAMAKASATTLILVTNVVAARQWKRELVARTSLTEDEVGEYSGERKEIRPVTISTYQMITRRTKGEYRHLELFDSRDWGLIIYDEVHLLPAPVFRMTADLQSKRRLGLTATLVREDGREGDVFSLIGPKRYDAPWKDIEAQGWIAPAECVEVRVTMTDNERMIYATAEPEERYKVCSTAHSKIAVVKSVLSRHSGEQTLVIGAYLDQLDELGAELNAPVIQGSTRTKEREELFDAFRRGEVSTLVVSKVANFSIDLPEASVAVQVSGTFGSRQEEAQRLGRLLRPKSDGGGAIFYSVVARDSLDAEYAAHRQRFLAEQGYGYIIRDADDLLGPPI, encoded by the coding sequence ATGACTGACGGACCGTTGATTGTGCAGTCCGATAAGACGGTGCTGCTCGAGGTGGACCACGAGCAGGCCGGCGCGGCCCGGGCCGCGATCGCGCCCTTCGCCGAGCTGGAGCGCGCGCCCGAACACGTGCACACCTACCGCATCACCCCGCTCGCCCTGTGGAACGCGCGCGCCGCCGGCCACGACGCCGAACAGGTGGTCGACGCGCTGGTCAGCTACTCGCGCTACGCGGTCCCGCAGCCGCTGCTCGTCGACATCGTCGACACCATGGCCCGCTACGGCCGCCTGCAGCTGGTCAAGCACCCCGCCCACGGCCTCACCCTGCTCAGCCTGGACCGGGCCGTGCTCGAAGAGGTGCTGCGCAACAAGAAGATCGCTCCGATGCTGGGTTCACGGATCGACGACGACACCGTCATCGTCCACCCCAGCGAGCGCGGCCGCGTCAAGCAGATGCTGCTCAAGGTCGGCTGGCCGGCCGAGGACCTCGCCGGCTACGTCGACGGCGAGGCGCATCCGATCGCCCTGCAACCCGACGGCTGGGAGCTGCGCGACTACCAGCAGATGGCGACGGATTCGTTCTGGGCCGGCGGCTCGGGGGTGGTGGTGCTTCCGTGCGGAGCCGGCAAGACGCTGGTCGGTGCCGCCGCCATGGCCAAGGCCAGTGCCACGACGCTGATCCTGGTCACCAACGTCGTGGCGGCCCGGCAGTGGAAGCGCGAGCTCGTGGCCCGCACGTCGCTGACCGAGGACGAGGTGGGCGAATACTCCGGCGAGCGCAAGGAGATCCGGCCCGTGACCATCTCGACGTATCAGATGATCACCCGCCGCACCAAGGGCGAGTACCGGCATCTCGAGCTGTTCGACAGCCGCGACTGGGGCCTCATCATCTACGACGAGGTGCACCTGCTGCCCGCGCCGGTGTTCCGGATGACCGCCGACCTGCAGTCCAAGCGACGGCTGGGCCTGACCGCCACGCTGGTCCGCGAGGACGGCCGGGAGGGCGACGTGTTCTCGCTGATCGGCCCGAAGCGCTACGACGCGCCGTGGAAGGACATCGAGGCACAGGGCTGGATCGCGCCGGCGGAGTGCGTCGAGGTGCGGGTCACCATGACCGACAACGAGCGCATGATCTACGCCACCGCCGAACCCGAAGAGCGCTACAAGGTCTGCTCGACGGCGCATTCGAAGATCGCCGTGGTGAAGTCGGTGCTGAGCCGGCATTCCGGGGAGCAGACGCTGGTGATCGGCGCCTACCTGGATCAGCTCGACGAGCTCGGTGCCGAACTGAACGCGCCGGTGATCCAGGGGTCGACCCGGACCAAGGAACGCGAGGAACTCTTCGACGCCTTCCGTCGCGGTGAGGTGTCCACCCTGGTGGTGTCCAAGGTGGCCAACTTCTCCATCGACCTGCCGGAAGCCTCCGTCGCGGTGCAGGTTTCGGGAACGTTCGGGTCGCGTCAGGAGGAGGCGCAGCGGCTCGGCCGGTTGCTGCGGCCCAAGTCCGACGGGGGTGGCGCCATCTTCTACTCGGTGGTGGCCCGCGACAGCCTGGACGCCGAGTACGCCGCGCACCGTCAGCGATTCCTCGCCGAGCAGGGCTACGGGTACATCATCCGCGACGCGGACGACTTGCTGGGCCCGCCGATCTGA
- a CDS encoding helicase-associated domain-containing protein has protein sequence MTDNTPDIPLGSWLADLPDERLIRMLELRPDLAQPPPGSIAALAARAQARQSVKAATDELDFLRLAVLDALLVLQADAAPVATTKLLAALGGRAPEADVIGALDDLRERVLVWGDAAVRVAPDAGTALPWYPGQVTLEDSTRTGEQLAALIDDLEPAQLDVLEKLLEGSPMGRTRDAAPGAPADRPVPQLLAMGLLRRVDADTVILPRHVGQVLRGEQPGPMQLTAPDPVVSTTTAEDADAVAAGAVLDLLRELDVVLQTLGAAPVSELRTGGLGIRDVKRLSKTTGIAEPRLGLILEVAAAAGLIASGTPDPVPADGEAPFWAPTSATDRFTALSSAERWHLLAGTWLDLPARPALIGSRGPDAKPYGALSDSLYSTAAPLDRRLLLGMLADLPPGAGVDAVTASAALIWRRPRWAKRLQPGPLGDLLAECHALGLVGRGAISGPARALLDEGADPRAAVDAMARALPKPIDHFLLQADLTVVVPGPLHRDLAEQLATVAVVESAGAAMVYRISEQSIRHALDIGKTRDWMQNFFASHSKTPVPQGLTYLIDDVARRHGQLRIGMAASFVRCEDPTLLTQAVAAAEDVQLRALAPTVAVSPAPIAEVLVALRRAGFAPAAEDSTGAIVDVRPRGARVPTPQQRRPYRPPSRPNSESLNAVVAVLRTVTAAPFGNLRVDPAVTMTVLQRAAKKQDTLVIGYLDAAGVASQRVVSPVSVRGGQLVAFDSASGRLRDFAIHRITSVVSA, from the coding sequence ATGACTGACAACACCCCGGACATCCCGCTGGGGTCCTGGCTGGCCGACCTGCCCGACGAGCGGCTGATCCGGATGCTGGAGCTTCGGCCGGACCTCGCGCAGCCGCCTCCCGGCAGCATTGCCGCGCTGGCCGCGCGCGCCCAGGCCCGCCAGTCGGTCAAGGCCGCCACCGACGAGTTGGACTTCCTGCGACTCGCGGTGCTCGACGCGCTGCTGGTCCTGCAGGCCGACGCGGCTCCCGTGGCCACGACGAAGCTGCTGGCCGCACTCGGGGGCCGCGCCCCCGAGGCCGACGTGATCGGCGCGCTGGACGACCTCCGGGAGCGCGTCCTGGTCTGGGGCGATGCCGCGGTGCGGGTGGCCCCCGACGCCGGCACCGCCCTGCCGTGGTACCCGGGACAGGTCACCCTGGAAGACAGCACACGCACGGGTGAACAGCTCGCCGCACTCATCGACGATCTCGAGCCCGCGCAACTCGACGTCCTGGAAAAACTGCTCGAAGGTTCGCCGATGGGCCGCACCCGCGACGCGGCACCCGGCGCCCCGGCCGACCGGCCGGTGCCACAGCTGTTGGCGATGGGACTGCTGCGCCGGGTCGACGCCGACACCGTGATCCTCCCCCGCCACGTCGGGCAGGTACTGCGGGGCGAGCAACCCGGGCCCATGCAGCTGACGGCGCCCGACCCGGTGGTGTCCACAACCACCGCCGAGGACGCCGATGCGGTGGCCGCCGGCGCGGTCCTGGACCTGCTGCGCGAGCTCGACGTCGTGCTCCAAACACTGGGCGCCGCGCCCGTTTCCGAGCTGCGCACCGGCGGACTGGGCATTCGCGACGTCAAGCGGTTGAGCAAGACGACCGGGATAGCGGAGCCGCGCCTGGGGCTGATCCTCGAGGTTGCCGCCGCGGCCGGGCTGATCGCCAGCGGCACGCCGGATCCGGTCCCGGCCGACGGCGAGGCGCCTTTCTGGGCGCCGACGTCGGCGACCGACCGGTTCACCGCGTTGTCTTCGGCCGAGCGGTGGCACCTGCTGGCCGGCACCTGGCTCGACCTGCCGGCCCGGCCGGCGCTGATCGGCAGCCGCGGCCCCGACGCCAAACCGTATGGCGCACTCTCGGATTCGCTGTACTCGACGGCCGCTCCACTGGACCGCCGACTGTTGCTCGGCATGCTCGCCGACCTGCCGCCCGGCGCCGGCGTGGACGCCGTCACCGCATCGGCGGCGCTGATCTGGCGCCGCCCCCGCTGGGCCAAGCGCCTGCAACCGGGACCGCTCGGGGACCTGCTGGCCGAGTGCCACGCGTTGGGCCTGGTGGGCCGGGGCGCCATCAGCGGACCGGCCCGCGCGCTGCTCGACGAGGGCGCCGACCCGCGGGCCGCCGTCGACGCGATGGCGCGGGCCCTGCCCAAGCCGATCGACCACTTCCTGCTGCAGGCCGACCTGACGGTGGTGGTCCCCGGTCCGCTGCACCGCGACCTCGCCGAGCAGCTGGCCACCGTCGCGGTCGTCGAATCCGCCGGCGCCGCAATGGTCTACCGCATCAGCGAACAGTCGATCCGGCACGCGCTCGACATCGGCAAAACTCGCGACTGGATGCAGAACTTCTTTGCGTCGCACTCGAAAACACCTGTGCCGCAAGGCCTTACATATCTGATCGACGACGTCGCGCGCCGGCACGGCCAATTGCGGATCGGCATGGCCGCCTCGTTCGTGCGATGCGAGGACCCGACGCTGCTGACCCAGGCGGTGGCGGCGGCCGAGGACGTACAGCTGCGCGCCCTGGCCCCGACGGTGGCGGTGTCTCCCGCGCCGATCGCCGAGGTGCTGGTCGCGCTGCGGCGCGCCGGCTTCGCCCCCGCGGCCGAGGACTCGACCGGCGCCATCGTCGACGTCCGCCCGCGGGGCGCACGGGTGCCCACCCCGCAGCAACGCCGGCCGTACCGGCCCCCGTCGCGCCCGAACAGCGAGAGCCTCAACGCGGTGGTGGCGGTGCTCAGGACGGTCACCGCCGCGCCGTTCGGCAACCTGCGCGTCGATCCGGCGGTCACCATGACGGTGCTGCAGCGCGCCGCCAAAAAGCAGGACACGCTGGTCATCGGCTACCTGGACGCCGCCGGCGTGGCCAGCCAGCGGGTGGTGTCCCCCGTCAGCGTGCGCGGCGGCCAGCTGGTGGCCTTCGACTCCGCCTCCGGGCGGCTGCGCGACTTCGCCATCCACCGGATCACGTCGGTGGTGTCGGCGTGA
- the moaC gene encoding cyclic pyranopterin monophosphate synthase MoaC, which produces MSARAPRAAGVPKASKASEASDSSASRAPVESGPGVLSHLDHRGAAHMVDVSSKSATKRTAVAAGALRTTTAVVELISTGGLPKGDALATARVAGILAAKRTSDLIPLCHQLALTGVDVDFTVAGPDIEIVATVHSTDRTGVEMEALTAVTVAALTLYDMIKAVDAAARIDDIRVLRKEGGKSGTWAR; this is translated from the coding sequence ATGTCCGCTAGGGCCCCTAGGGCCGCTGGGGTCCCGAAAGCCTCGAAGGCCTCGGAGGCCTCGGATTCTTCGGCGAGCCGGGCTCCGGTCGAGTCCGGCCCGGGCGTTCTCTCGCACCTCGATCACCGCGGGGCTGCGCACATGGTCGATGTCAGTAGCAAAAGCGCCACGAAGCGGACCGCCGTCGCCGCAGGCGCCCTGCGCACGACGACCGCGGTGGTGGAGCTGATCTCGACCGGCGGGCTGCCCAAGGGCGATGCGCTGGCCACCGCGCGGGTGGCGGGGATTCTGGCCGCCAAGCGCACCAGCGACCTCATCCCGCTGTGCCACCAACTCGCGCTGACCGGAGTGGACGTCGACTTCACCGTGGCCGGCCCGGACATCGAGATCGTCGCGACGGTGCACAGCACCGACCGCACGGGTGTGGAGATGGAAGCCCTGACCGCCGTCACCGTGGCCGCGCTCACGCTCTACGACATGATCAAAGCGGTCGACGCGGCCGCACGGATCGACGACATCCGTGTGCTGCGCAAGGAAGGCGGCAAAAGCGGAACCTGGGCCCGGTGA
- a CDS encoding MogA/MoaB family molybdenum cofactor biosynthesis protein, translating to MSARRARVIVASTRASAGVYDDRCGPIIVEWLEARGFSAAKPEVVADGRPVGEALRKAVDDDVDLIITSGGTGISPSDSTPDQTVAVLDYMIPGLADAIRRSGLPKVPTSVLSRGVCGVAGRTLIVNLPGSPGGVRDGLGVLADVVDHALDQLAGEDHRR from the coding sequence ATGAGCGCCCGCCGCGCGCGAGTCATCGTCGCCTCTACCCGGGCGTCGGCCGGGGTCTACGACGACCGATGCGGACCGATCATCGTCGAATGGCTTGAGGCTCGTGGCTTTTCGGCCGCAAAACCGGAAGTGGTCGCCGACGGGCGTCCGGTTGGCGAGGCGCTGCGCAAGGCGGTCGACGACGACGTCGACCTCATCATCACCTCGGGTGGCACCGGCATCTCGCCCAGCGACAGCACCCCGGACCAGACGGTGGCGGTCCTGGACTACATGATCCCCGGATTGGCCGACGCCATTCGCCGCTCCGGGCTGCCGAAAGTGCCGACGTCGGTGCTGTCGCGGGGTGTCTGCGGCGTCGCGGGGCGGACCCTGATCGTCAACCTGCCCGGCTCGCCCGGCGGCGTCCGTGACGGCCTCGGAGTGCTCGCCGACGTGGTGGACCACGCGCTCGACCAACTCGCCGGCGAAGACCACCGACGATGA
- a CDS encoding molybdenum cofactor biosynthesis protein MoaE has translation MTLVVRAAITATPIFLRDHEELVSHRSAGAVVGFVGMIRDHDGGRRVVRLEYTAHPTAEQVLADVVAEVAERSGGLRAIAASHRIGVLHIGEAALVAAVAADHRQEAFATCAELVDTIKARLPVWKHQFFDDGTEEWVGSA, from the coding sequence ATGACGCTCGTCGTGCGCGCGGCGATCACCGCGACCCCGATCTTCCTGAGGGACCACGAGGAACTGGTCAGCCATCGATCGGCCGGGGCGGTCGTGGGATTCGTCGGCATGATCCGCGACCACGACGGCGGACGCCGCGTGGTGCGGCTCGAATACACCGCGCACCCGACGGCCGAACAGGTGCTGGCCGACGTCGTCGCCGAGGTCGCCGAGCGGTCCGGCGGCCTGCGCGCCATCGCGGCCAGTCACCGGATCGGCGTCTTGCACATCGGAGAGGCCGCGCTGGTGGCGGCGGTGGCCGCCGACCACCGACAGGAGGCGTTCGCGACCTGCGCCGAACTGGTCGACACGATCAAGGCGCGGCTGCCGGTCTGGAAGCACCAGTTCTTCGACGACGGCACCGAGGAGTGGGTGGGCTCGGCCTGA
- a CDS encoding transglycosylase family protein, translating to MSGRHRKPTTSNISVAKIAVTGAVLGGGSIALAGQAAAATDGEWDRVASCESGGNWGIETGNGYHGGLQFTSSTWAAHGGGQYAPSAQLATREQQIAVAERVLASQGRGAWPVCGHGLSGPSPREVPAPAGMDAPLDAPGVSGDPAPLAPPAPPPADAPPPDAPPPPPPPPADPPPPVQLASIDQPAPPVDLPPPPPADLPPAPPADVPPPPADLPPAPPADVPPPPADLPPAPPADAAPPAPGDAPGDPQPATKVGYTQRLWESIRGQDVNGNDALDALAQASSAIN from the coding sequence ATGAGTGGACGGCACCGCAAGCCCACTACTTCCAACATCAGCGTCGCCAAGATCGCCGTGACCGGCGCGGTTCTCGGTGGCGGCAGCATTGCCCTCGCCGGTCAGGCCGCCGCGGCCACCGACGGCGAATGGGACCGAGTAGCCAGTTGCGAGTCCGGCGGCAACTGGGGAATCGAGACCGGCAACGGCTACCATGGCGGCCTACAGTTCACCTCGAGCACCTGGGCTGCGCACGGTGGCGGCCAGTACGCCCCGTCGGCCCAGCTGGCCACCAGAGAGCAGCAGATCGCCGTCGCCGAGCGGGTGTTGGCGAGCCAGGGCCGTGGCGCCTGGCCCGTCTGCGGGCACGGCCTCTCGGGCCCCAGCCCGCGCGAGGTTCCGGCTCCGGCCGGGATGGATGCGCCGCTGGACGCTCCCGGCGTCAGCGGCGACCCCGCACCGCTCGCACCGCCGGCCCCGCCGCCCGCGGACGCACCGCCGCCCGACGCGCCGCCCCCGCCCCCTCCGCCGCCCGCCGACCCGCCTCCGCCGGTGCAGCTGGCCTCCATTGACCAGCCGGCCCCTCCGGTCGACCTCCCGCCGCCACCGCCCGCGGACCTGCCGCCCGCGCCCCCGGCCGACGTGCCGCCACCGCCGGCGGACCTGCCGCCCGCGCCCCCGGCCGACGTGCCGCCCCCGCCCGCGGACCTGCCGCCCGCACCTCCGGCCGACGCGGCGCCGCCGGCGCCCGGCGACGCACCCGGTGATCCACAGCCCGCCACGAAGGTCGGCTATACCCAAAGACTGTGGGAGTCGATCCGCGGGCAGGACGTCAACGGAAACGATGCACTGGACGCGCTCGCGCAGGCGTCGTCCGCCATCAACTGA